The following proteins come from a genomic window of Thermoproteus sp.:
- the rsmA gene encoding 16S rRNA (adenine(1518)-N(6)/adenine(1519)-N(6))-dimethyltransferase RsmA, giving the protein MPKPSGVSRRKKLGQHFLKDRSIAEYIASLIPEGSVVLEVGAGTGILTLELAKRASKVFAIELDRALAEYLRAVAPPNVEVIIGDALKIEWPPVDIFAANIPYSISSRLLLKLAARRLPAVVMLQREVAERLSAEPGTESYGRLTVAIKCNYDVEMLRVVPPYVFAPPPKVYSAIVKLTPHKPCVNDFKAFEKFTAMLFSQRRRVVRKICRDGALGDKRVYQLTLEEVVELFGRCRS; this is encoded by the coding sequence ATGCCCAAACCGAGCGGGGTGTCGCGTAGGAAGAAATTGGGCCAACATTTCCTCAAGGACCGCTCCATAGCCGAGTACATAGCCAGCTTGATCCCCGAGGGCTCTGTGGTGCTGGAGGTCGGCGCCGGCACGGGCATCTTGACTCTGGAGCTTGCCAAGAGGGCCTCGAAGGTGTTCGCCATAGAGCTAGACAGAGCTCTTGCAGAATATCTACGCGCAGTGGCGCCTCCCAACGTGGAGGTGATAATCGGCGACGCGTTGAAGATAGAGTGGCCGCCTGTAGATATCTTCGCCGCCAATATACCGTATTCCATCTCTTCACGACTTTTACTGAAGCTAGCCGCTAGGAGACTCCCCGCAGTAGTTATGCTACAGAGAGAGGTAGCCGAGAGGCTCTCGGCGGAGCCGGGCACCGAATCCTATGGAAGGCTCACCGTAGCTATTAAGTGCAACTACGATGTGGAGATGTTAAGAGTAGTGCCGCCTTATGTCTTCGCGCCGCCCCCTAAGGTGTATTCAGCCATTGTAAAGTTGACGCCACATAAGCCTTGCGTAAACGACTTTAAAGCCTTCGAGAAGTTCACGGCCATGTTGTTCTCCCAGAGGCGGCGCGTAGTGAGGAAGATATGTAGAGACGGTGCGCTTGGAGACAAGAGGGTATATCAATTGACCCTTGAGGAGGTCGTAGAGCTATTTGGAAGATGCCGATCTTGA
- the gatE gene encoding Glu-tRNA(Gln) amidotransferase subunit GatE — translation MDYRALGLKTGLEIHIQLNTKRKLFCECPPVLRDDEPHFRVTRRLHVALSELGAIDPAAIWEVRKRRVFVYEGYRDTTCLVELDEEPPHLPDEEALTTAVATAKIFKAKLYDEIYVMRKIVVDGSNTSGFQRTMLVAHDGSTKILGYRIDVDTIALEEDAARKVKEEGKYVYYRLDRLGIPLVEISTSPMEYDPQQVEEVAWIIGYSVKVTGRAKRGIGTVRQDVNVSIAGGAKTEIKGVPRLDLIPKVIEYEVLRQLNLLKIKDELTNRSAPLPEGGYVDVTDVFRNTSSRILKKVVEAGGVVYAVKAPGFQKLLGFEVQPGRRFGTELADYVRAWTELGGLMHSDELPGYGITSDEVRTLEQKLGSPAYILLSGVNPKEVAEAAEIVVERLRRAFEGVPEETRAANPDGTTRFMRPRPGAARMYPETDLPPVKITFEIERRAEEIASRNLEAEIERMTSLGINRDMAVRLVKSPWLDYFNDFVQKYANVPPTQIAGILLNTAKALAREGVEVTPEKIEAVLAELDKGNITKEAVEDILRSMREGESVLETAKRLGLVRMPYDEVKKIVEELVKEVGPDKALKEAMRRYRGRIDSMDVMKALREITVEKG, via the coding sequence TTGGACTACAGGGCATTAGGCCTCAAGACGGGCTTGGAGATACACATCCAGCTGAACACCAAGCGGAAGCTCTTCTGCGAGTGTCCGCCAGTCCTACGCGACGACGAGCCCCACTTCAGAGTGACCAGAAGGCTCCACGTGGCTCTCAGCGAGCTGGGCGCGATTGACCCTGCGGCAATTTGGGAGGTCAGGAAGAGGCGTGTTTTCGTCTATGAGGGATATAGAGATACCACATGTTTGGTGGAACTGGACGAAGAGCCGCCGCATCTTCCCGACGAGGAGGCATTAACTACGGCGGTGGCTACGGCTAAGATTTTCAAGGCTAAGCTCTACGACGAAATATACGTAATGAGGAAGATAGTGGTAGACGGCTCAAATACGTCGGGCTTCCAGCGCACTATGCTCGTAGCTCACGACGGCTCCACGAAGATTTTAGGCTATCGTATAGATGTAGACACGATAGCGTTGGAGGAAGATGCGGCCAGGAAGGTAAAAGAAGAGGGCAAATATGTCTATTATAGGCTGGACAGACTCGGCATACCGCTAGTCGAGATATCGACGTCGCCCATGGAGTACGACCCGCAACAGGTAGAGGAGGTAGCGTGGATTATAGGATACAGCGTTAAAGTCACGGGCAGAGCCAAAAGGGGGATAGGGACGGTTCGCCAAGACGTCAATGTCTCTATAGCTGGCGGAGCCAAAACGGAGATAAAGGGAGTGCCTAGATTGGACTTAATACCTAAAGTCATAGAGTACGAAGTACTCCGCCAGCTCAACCTACTAAAGATAAAGGATGAGTTGACAAATAGAAGCGCGCCTCTGCCCGAAGGGGGCTATGTCGACGTCACGGACGTCTTTAGGAATACGTCCTCTAGGATTTTAAAGAAGGTCGTAGAGGCCGGAGGGGTCGTCTATGCGGTTAAGGCTCCTGGATTCCAGAAGCTATTGGGCTTCGAGGTGCAGCCGGGGAGACGTTTCGGGACGGAGCTTGCGGATTACGTAAGGGCGTGGACCGAGCTGGGCGGCTTGATGCACTCGGATGAGTTGCCGGGATACGGCATAACGTCCGACGAAGTGAGGACGTTAGAACAGAAGTTGGGCTCTCCTGCCTATATACTCCTATCTGGCGTAAATCCGAAAGAAGTTGCCGAGGCCGCCGAAATTGTGGTGGAGAGACTTAGGCGCGCCTTCGAAGGAGTTCCCGAGGAGACTAGAGCGGCGAATCCAGACGGCACTACGCGCTTCATGAGGCCCAGGCCGGGCGCCGCCAGGATGTACCCCGAAACCGACTTACCCCCCGTGAAGATAACCTTCGAGATAGAGAGGAGGGCAGAGGAGATAGCGTCGCGCAACCTCGAGGCGGAAATAGAGAGGATGACCTCTTTGGGGATCAATAGGGACATGGCCGTGAGGCTCGTGAAGTCTCCCTGGCTGGATTACTTCAACGACTTCGTGCAGAAATACGCCAACGTGCCTCCGACGCAAATAGCCGGCATTTTGCTCAATACGGCTAAGGCTTTAGCTAGAGAGGGCGTGGAGGTCACGCCGGAGAAAATAGAGGCGGTTTTGGCGGAGCTAGACAAAGGCAATATAACTAAAGAGGCTGTGGAGGACATATTGAGGTCCATGAGGGAAGGCGAAAGCGTGTTGGAGACGGCCAAAAGGCTAGGTCTCGTCAGGATGCCCTACGACGAGGTCAAAAAGATAGTTGAGGAGCTAGTGAAGGAGGTGGGGCCCGACAAGGCGCTTAAAGAAGCCATGAGGAGGTATAGAGGGAGGATAGACTCGATGGACGTAATGAAGGCGTTAAGAGAGATAACAGTGGAGAAAGGTTAA
- a CDS encoding MBL fold metallo-hydrolase gives MPILKLLFLGTGGAVPRADRRMPGIYLEDWEGHRVLLDAGEGVQYSLLENGISPASLDYVAVTHNHEDHILGLPGLLSTANMAGKALKVLAPPRLASVLIKNNINAMSAVSDRHMTVRCVEVCHTVETCGWLIEWDVGFKLDLSKVAGFPKQALTKLIRGETVEIDGRVVRPEDVAEPGHKRYRRLFYTGDTAPCPKAYEAVGWTDILIHEATFADDVEPARAHEEGHSTVFDAIEAARRLGAELLIITHISARYDDLSRHKALAASYKYAVIPEDHDWLLVRF, from the coding sequence ATGCCGATCTTGAAGTTGCTGTTTTTAGGCACAGGAGGGGCCGTCCCGAGGGCCGATAGGAGGATGCCGGGAATATATTTAGAGGATTGGGAGGGACATAGAGTTCTTCTGGACGCGGGCGAGGGCGTCCAGTACTCGCTCTTAGAGAACGGAATATCGCCGGCTTCGCTTGACTACGTTGCCGTCACGCACAACCACGAAGACCACATCCTGGGCCTGCCGGGCCTATTGAGCACGGCCAATATGGCGGGCAAGGCCCTTAAGGTGTTGGCACCTCCCAGGCTGGCCTCTGTCTTAATAAAAAACAACATAAACGCCATGAGCGCTGTATCGGATAGGCATATGACTGTGAGGTGTGTAGAAGTCTGCCACACCGTTGAGACTTGCGGGTGGCTTATCGAGTGGGACGTCGGATTTAAACTGGATTTGTCTAAAGTCGCCGGATTCCCCAAGCAGGCGTTGACTAAACTCATAAGGGGCGAGACCGTTGAGATAGACGGGAGGGTCGTACGGCCTGAAGATGTAGCGGAGCCCGGCCACAAGAGGTACAGGAGACTGTTCTATACAGGGGACACAGCCCCCTGCCCCAAGGCATATGAGGCGGTCGGATGGACCGACATACTGATACATGAGGCCACTTTTGCTGACGATGTCGAGCCGGCTAGAGCACATGAGGAGGGACACTCCACTGTGTTCGACGCAATAGAGGCTGCTAGACGACTCGGAGCAGAGCTGTTAATTATAACTCACATAAGCGCTAGATATGACGAC